In Longimicrobium sp., one DNA window encodes the following:
- a CDS encoding DUF2182 domain-containing protein, with the protein MKAAAAAPGVLHRARRFVWRHPEWLVLVCAAGAWVWMLVMPHPHGHAAGTDVRWTGAMVAAMMLPLTIPHVRHVARSSLWRRRHRGIAGFLAGYLAVWMLAMMAIVAALGIGTRVAGWTVVAGVATAAAVLWEVAPFRRRMLRRCGRTVPLAPRGWRADADCARFGALAGASCVSVCWALMAVCVVFAHSLPVMAVLFGVQLSGRYRRDPSPAMAALAVLGVCLAALAARLSGGHHA; encoded by the coding sequence GTGAAGGCCGCGGCGGCTGCTCCGGGCGTGCTGCACCGCGCGCGCCGCTTCGTGTGGCGGCACCCGGAGTGGTTGGTGCTCGTGTGCGCCGCGGGGGCGTGGGTGTGGATGCTCGTCATGCCGCATCCGCACGGGCACGCGGCGGGCACGGACGTGCGCTGGACAGGGGCGATGGTGGCCGCGATGATGCTGCCGCTGACCATCCCGCACGTGCGGCACGTGGCGCGATCGAGCCTGTGGCGGCGGCGGCATCGCGGCATCGCGGGGTTCCTGGCCGGCTACCTCGCGGTGTGGATGCTGGCGATGATGGCGATCGTGGCAGCACTCGGCATCGGAACCCGGGTCGCAGGGTGGACGGTGGTGGCGGGCGTCGCGACGGCGGCGGCGGTGTTGTGGGAGGTCGCGCCGTTCCGGAGGCGGATGCTGCGCCGCTGCGGGCGCACCGTGCCGCTCGCGCCGCGCGGGTGGCGCGCGGACGCGGACTGCGCACGGTTCGGCGCGCTAGCGGGCGCGAGCTGCGTCTCGGTCTGCTGGGCGCTGATGGCCGTGTGCGTCGTCTTCGCGCATAGCCTGCCCGTGATGGCCGTGCTCTTTGGCGTGCAGCTCAGCGGCCGCTACCGCCGGGACCCATCCCCCGCGATGGCGGCGCTGGCCGTGCTGGGCGTCTGCCTGGCGGCGCTGGCCGCGCGGCTCTCCGGCGGGCATCACGCGTGA
- a CDS encoding phosphatase PAP2 family protein: MPPIVSELFRHETIAWVQRFFGLGHPEGFWVASELGTPWGVVLVVALALLLWGRAEAYAVGGVVVVNALASLALNLLFNVPRPNDPSIVRYEIIEIGSFPSGHVLLALLLWGVLYVRGRVPLWVPAAVTVLVGVSRLYLGVHFLGDVLGSAVIGALLLAAYGPAWRRLERWLATRPFRDFVVVGVLGVAAIVVGLAAGVVGKGEYEREALGVVLGGVPALLLEKRFVRDAPARRPLGVAMVLAGIVPLALIHRLGDAHWAGLLLIALAMLWSVLVVSVILRGVRGPVGALASV, translated from the coding sequence TTGCCGCCCATCGTCAGCGAGCTGTTCAGGCACGAGACCATCGCGTGGGTGCAGCGGTTCTTTGGGCTCGGGCACCCGGAGGGGTTCTGGGTGGCGTCGGAGCTGGGGACGCCGTGGGGTGTGGTGCTGGTGGTGGCGCTCGCGCTGCTGCTGTGGGGGCGCGCGGAGGCGTACGCGGTAGGCGGGGTCGTGGTGGTGAACGCGCTGGCGAGCCTGGCGCTCAACCTCCTCTTCAACGTGCCGCGGCCCAACGATCCTTCCATCGTCCGCTACGAGATCATCGAGATCGGGAGCTTCCCATCCGGGCACGTGCTGCTCGCGCTGCTGCTGTGGGGCGTGCTGTACGTGCGCGGGCGCGTGCCGCTCTGGGTGCCCGCGGCGGTGACGGTGCTGGTTGGGGTGTCGCGGCTGTACCTGGGGGTGCACTTCCTGGGCGACGTGCTGGGCTCGGCCGTTATCGGGGCGCTGCTGCTGGCGGCGTACGGGCCCGCGTGGCGGCGGCTGGAGAGGTGGCTGGCGACGCGGCCGTTCAGGGATTTCGTGGTGGTGGGGGTGCTGGGGGTGGCTGCCATCGTCGTTGGCCTGGCGGCCGGGGTGGTGGGGAAGGGCGAGTACGAGCGGGAGGCGCTGGGGGTCGTGCTCGGCGGGGTGCCGGCGCTGCTGCTGGAGAAACGGTTCGTGCGGGACGCGCCCGCGCGCCGGCCGTTGGGGGTGGCGATGGTGCTCGCGGGGATCGTTCCGCTCGCGCTGATCCACCGGCTCGGGGACGCGCACTGGGCGGGGCTGCTGTTGATCGCGCTCGCGATGCTGTGGTCGGTGCTCGTCGTGTCGGTGATCCTGCGGGGGGTGCGTGGGCCCGTCGGCGCCCTCGCATCGGTTTGA
- a CDS encoding tyrosinase family protein → MYERRDVWKLSGEDPWHPTIQYYARAVDELRSRNGEHFADPTSWGYLAAVHGTDIPRTRWPRGATWNACQHASWYFLPWHRISLHYFETVVRAAVAELGGPGDWALPYWDYSDPARSDVRMLPPAFRQPTMPAGEPNPLYTSQRAAGMNDGTKLPASAVLVDDAMREKVFADPNTGGFGGAVTGWNDAGGVVGSLENVPHGGVHMGIGGRNPPGWMSRFQTAGLDPVFWLHHCNLDRLWEAWLAQTDVRRANPTGAKWRGMRFTIGSGDAAVTLEVGDVVDTKAEPLRYRYDSLALPGTRRSVKSARRPMKRIVEDVQPEMVGATEKRTPLGAGPSDAVVIVSAPTGPALKFLSDIEVELRRVYLKIENVEGSELAASSYMVHVNLPPGADAAGHPERRAGQISMFGVAEASRGDERHGGGGLTFSFEITAVARGLEDAGDWDPARLRVTFTPVRRKIMDVETDPREGGVSAGRVSLFYT, encoded by the coding sequence ATGTACGAGCGGCGCGACGTCTGGAAGCTGAGCGGGGAAGATCCCTGGCACCCCACCATCCAGTATTACGCGCGGGCGGTCGACGAGCTGCGGTCGCGGAACGGCGAGCACTTCGCGGATCCCACGAGCTGGGGCTACCTGGCGGCGGTGCACGGCACGGACATCCCGCGCACCCGCTGGCCCAGGGGCGCCACGTGGAACGCGTGCCAGCACGCGAGCTGGTACTTCCTTCCGTGGCACCGCATCTCCCTGCATTACTTCGAGACCGTCGTCCGCGCCGCGGTGGCGGAGCTCGGCGGGCCGGGCGACTGGGCGCTGCCGTACTGGGACTACAGCGATCCCGCGCGGAGCGACGTGCGCATGCTGCCGCCCGCCTTCCGTCAGCCGACGATGCCCGCCGGCGAGCCCAACCCGCTGTACACGAGCCAGCGCGCGGCCGGGATGAACGACGGCACGAAGCTGCCGGCCAGCGCGGTGCTGGTGGACGACGCCATGCGCGAAAAGGTGTTCGCCGATCCGAACACGGGCGGATTCGGGGGCGCGGTGACGGGGTGGAACGATGCGGGCGGCGTGGTGGGGAGCCTGGAAAACGTTCCGCACGGCGGCGTCCACATGGGAATCGGGGGGAGGAATCCGCCCGGGTGGATGAGCCGCTTCCAGACCGCCGGCCTCGATCCCGTCTTCTGGCTGCACCACTGCAACCTGGACCGGCTCTGGGAGGCGTGGCTCGCGCAGACGGACGTCCGGCGGGCGAACCCCACCGGCGCGAAGTGGCGCGGGATGCGGTTCACCATCGGGAGCGGGGACGCCGCGGTTACGCTGGAGGTGGGGGACGTGGTCGATACCAAGGCGGAGCCGCTGCGCTACCGCTACGATAGCCTCGCCCTGCCGGGCACGCGCCGCTCGGTGAAATCCGCCCGGCGGCCGATGAAGCGGATCGTCGAAGACGTCCAGCCGGAGATGGTGGGCGCGACGGAGAAGCGCACCCCGCTCGGCGCCGGGCCCAGCGATGCAGTGGTCATCGTCTCCGCCCCCACCGGGCCCGCGCTCAAGTTCCTGTCGGACATCGAGGTGGAGCTGCGGCGCGTGTACCTCAAGATCGAGAACGTGGAGGGGAGCGAGCTCGCGGCGTCGTCGTACATGGTGCACGTCAACCTGCCGCCCGGCGCCGATGCCGCCGGCCATCCCGAGCGCCGCGCCGGCCAGATCTCCATGTTCGGCGTGGCGGAGGCGTCCCGCGGCGACGAGCGGCACGGAGGCGGCGGGCTCACCTTCTCGTTCGAGATCACCGCCGTCGCGCGCGGGCTGGAGGACGCCGGCGACTGGGACCCGGCGCGGCTGCGGGTGACGTTCACTCCCGTGCGGCGCAAGATTATGGATGTCGAGACGGACCCGCGCGAGGGCGGCGTCAGCGCCGGGCGCGTGAGCCTCTTCTACACGTGA
- a CDS encoding YifB family Mg chelatase-like AAA ATPase, which yields MLARALSGAVLGIHAYLVTVEADVASGLPAFNTVGLPQGAVREGRERVIAAVQNSGHIVPPKRITINLAPADVPKAGSAFDLPIAMGILASTGQMRSRHRLKHFMLVGELGLDGGLRPVRGALPIAIAAREAGLMGLILPDENVAEAAVVEGVEVRGARTLLQVVRFLEGEGQLPPATIDREALFRTASTYDTDFSDVRGQEHVKRALEVAAAGAHNILMVGPPGSGKTMLARRIPGILPPLTLDEALETTKIHSVAGLLGSGRSLVATRPFRAPHHTISDAGLIGGGSNPRPGEVSLAHHGVLFMDELPEFRRNVLEVLRQPLEDHEVTLARAAISLTYPAKFMLAAAMNPCPCGHHGDMQHGCTCSPQAVQRYMARVSGPLLDRIDLHVEVPAVRYKDMVDGRAGEPSEAIRERVRRARQIQLERFAKRPDVHANAHMTPRDLRQFCRIGEAGDALLRTAIAKLGLSARAYHRVLKIARTIADLEGAAEIGTAHVSESIQYRSLDRGAAG from the coding sequence GTGCTCGCTCGTGCCCTGTCCGGCGCCGTCCTCGGCATCCACGCCTACCTCGTCACCGTGGAGGCGGACGTGGCGAGCGGCCTCCCCGCCTTCAACACCGTGGGCCTGCCGCAGGGCGCGGTCAGGGAAGGCCGCGAGCGCGTCATCGCCGCGGTGCAGAACAGCGGGCACATCGTCCCGCCGAAACGTATAACGATTAATTTAGCGCCCGCGGACGTCCCAAAGGCGGGGAGCGCCTTCGATCTCCCCATCGCCATGGGAATCCTGGCCAGCACCGGCCAGATGCGCTCCCGGCACCGCCTGAAGCACTTCATGCTCGTGGGCGAGCTGGGGCTGGACGGCGGGCTGCGACCGGTGCGAGGCGCCCTTCCCATCGCCATCGCCGCGCGGGAGGCCGGGCTGATGGGGCTGATCCTGCCCGACGAGAACGTGGCCGAGGCTGCGGTGGTGGAGGGCGTGGAAGTGCGCGGCGCCCGCACCCTGCTCCAGGTGGTCCGCTTCCTTGAAGGCGAGGGCCAGCTCCCGCCCGCGACCATCGACCGCGAGGCGCTCTTTCGCACCGCCTCCACCTACGACACGGACTTCTCGGACGTGAGGGGCCAGGAGCACGTCAAGCGCGCGCTGGAAGTGGCGGCGGCGGGGGCGCACAACATCTTGATGGTCGGCCCGCCCGGCTCGGGGAAGACGATGCTGGCCCGCCGCATCCCCGGCATCCTCCCCCCGCTGACGCTGGACGAGGCGCTGGAGACCACGAAGATCCACTCCGTCGCCGGGCTGCTCGGCTCCGGCCGCTCGCTCGTGGCGACGCGCCCGTTTCGCGCGCCGCACCACACCATCTCCGATGCGGGGCTGATCGGCGGCGGCTCCAACCCGCGCCCCGGCGAGGTGTCGCTGGCCCACCACGGTGTGCTCTTCATGGACGAGCTGCCGGAGTTCCGCCGAAACGTGCTGGAGGTTCTCCGCCAACCTCTTGAAGATCACGAGGTCACGCTCGCCCGCGCCGCCATCTCGCTGACCTACCCCGCCAAGTTCATGCTGGCCGCCGCCATGAATCCCTGTCCGTGCGGCCACCACGGCGACATGCAGCACGGCTGCACCTGCTCACCGCAGGCAGTGCAGCGCTACATGGCGCGCGTGAGCGGCCCCCTGCTGGACCGCATCGACCTGCACGTGGAGGTTCCCGCCGTGCGCTACAAGGACATGGTGGATGGCCGCGCCGGCGAGCCCTCGGAAGCGATCCGCGAGCGGGTGCGCCGCGCGCGCCAGATCCAGCTCGAGCGCTTCGCGAAGCGTCCGGACGTGCACGCCAACGCGCACATGACGCCGCGCGACCTGCGCCAGTTCTGCCGCATCGGCGAGGCGGGTGACGCGCTCCTGCGCACCGCCATCGCCAAGCTGGGCCTCTCCGCCCGCGCCTACCACCGCGTCCTCAAGATCGCCCGCACCATCGCCGACCTGGAGGGCGCCGCCGAAATCGGCACCGCGCACGTGTCGGAGTCGATCCAGTACCGGTCGCTGGATCGGGGGGCCGCGGGATGA
- a CDS encoding Pycsar system effector family protein, which produces MEEGPNLDVLEKTLERMLLWIAAADNKVAPVMAIDTAMLGVVAAIAPKPGNWTLGAGLTTAVTVALIFASLIILFFAAFPQTSGPKGSLVFFGGITQRDLDVFVTEITDLPIGNYRKDLAHQCYRNAEIAGRKYRYVKFAMATLFAAIIPWMLAVYLMYGAGSDRYLA; this is translated from the coding sequence ATGGAAGAAGGCCCGAATTTGGACGTTCTCGAAAAAACTCTGGAGCGGATGCTGCTTTGGATTGCCGCTGCGGATAACAAGGTGGCGCCCGTAATGGCAATTGACACGGCCATGCTAGGCGTCGTTGCTGCGATCGCGCCCAAACCAGGTAACTGGACGCTTGGAGCCGGACTCACTACTGCGGTCACGGTAGCCTTAATTTTCGCCTCCTTGATTATCCTCTTTTTCGCCGCGTTTCCACAGACGTCCGGGCCAAAGGGCTCCCTCGTCTTCTTCGGTGGGATAACACAACGAGATCTGGATGTGTTTGTTACCGAGATCACTGATCTACCTATCGGCAATTATCGTAAAGATCTGGCACATCAATGCTACAGGAACGCAGAAATTGCTGGTCGAAAATACCGGTACGTTAAGTTCGCAATGGCCACCTTGTTTGCAGCGATCATCCCTTGGATGCTCGCGGTCTACCTCATGTACGGCGCTGGAAGCGATCGCTACCTCGCCTAG
- a CDS encoding aminotransferase class I/II-fold pyridoxal phosphate-dependent enzyme — protein MDLRVSERAAHLVGSEILRIAAEVRAMVAAGADVCNLTVGDFDSSQFPIPAALLQGITEALRAGETNYPPSDGMPALRSAVVEMFRRRLGLEYPVESVLITGGSRPGLYGAYGAVVDPGDIVVYPVPSWNNNHYVHLASARGRPVVCGPESGFLPTREALEDAVRGARLLVINSPLNPTGTAYDADALGGICDLVLEENARRGPDERPLYLLYDQVYWMLTFGGVRHVNPVSLRPAMADYTIFVDGTSKAFASTGLRVGWVVAPADLTRRMASLLGHVGAWAPRAEQVAVARFLGDDAAMNEYLDGFRAAINERLQLLYAGIVALRDRGLPVDAIAPEGAIYLSVRFALSGYRTPAGQTLDTDVDIRRFLLESAGAAVIPFQSFGFQDDSGWFRLSVGAASVEAIQGVLVRLEQALGQLQPAEVLQAG, from the coding sequence ATGGACCTGCGCGTCTCCGAGAGGGCGGCTCACCTGGTCGGCTCCGAGATCCTCCGCATCGCGGCGGAGGTGCGGGCGATGGTCGCCGCCGGGGCCGACGTGTGCAACCTGACCGTCGGCGACTTCGACTCGTCCCAGTTCCCCATCCCCGCCGCGCTGCTGCAGGGGATTACCGAGGCGCTGCGGGCGGGGGAGACCAACTACCCGCCCTCGGACGGGATGCCGGCGCTGCGCAGCGCCGTCGTGGAGATGTTCCGCCGCCGGCTGGGGCTGGAGTATCCGGTGGAGAGCGTGCTGATTACGGGCGGCTCGCGCCCCGGCCTCTACGGCGCGTACGGCGCCGTGGTGGACCCCGGCGACATCGTGGTCTACCCGGTCCCCTCGTGGAACAACAACCACTACGTCCACCTCGCCAGCGCGCGCGGGCGGCCGGTGGTGTGCGGGCCGGAGAGCGGCTTTCTCCCCACCCGCGAGGCGCTGGAGGATGCCGTGCGCGGCGCGCGCCTCCTCGTCATCAACTCGCCGCTCAACCCCACCGGCACCGCCTACGACGCCGATGCGCTGGGCGGGATCTGCGACCTGGTGCTGGAGGAGAACGCGCGGCGCGGGCCGGACGAGCGCCCGCTCTACCTGCTGTACGACCAGGTGTACTGGATGCTCACCTTCGGCGGGGTGCGGCACGTCAACCCCGTGTCGCTGCGCCCCGCAATGGCCGACTACACCATCTTCGTGGACGGCACCTCCAAGGCGTTCGCCTCCACCGGGCTGCGCGTGGGTTGGGTGGTGGCGCCGGCGGACCTGACGCGGCGCATGGCGAGCCTGCTGGGGCACGTGGGCGCCTGGGCTCCGCGCGCCGAGCAGGTGGCCGTCGCCCGCTTCCTGGGCGACGACGCGGCGATGAACGAGTACCTGGACGGCTTCCGCGCGGCCATCAACGAGCGGCTGCAGCTGCTGTACGCCGGCATCGTCGCGCTGCGCGACCGCGGCCTCCCCGTGGACGCCATCGCCCCCGAAGGCGCCATCTACCTCAGCGTCCGCTTCGCCCTCAGCGGCTACCGCACCCCCGCCGGCCAGACGCTCGACACCGACGTCGACATCCGCCGCTTCCTGCTGGAGAGCGCGGGCGCCGCCGTGATCCCCTTTCAATCGTTTGGATTCCAAGACGACTCCGGCTGGTTCCGCCTCTCCGTCGGCGCCGCCTCCGTCGAGGCGATCCAGGGCGTGCTCGTGCGGCTCGAGCAGGCGCTTGGGCAGCTGCAGCCTGCGGAGGTGCTGCAGGCGGGGTGA